The nucleotide sequence AGGCACAAGCCATGAAGAAAGCGAAGTTTAGTATTCCCAAATTAATGATGATTGTCGCGGTGATCGCCCTGACGACACTCCTGGCGCTTTCGGCGATGGCTCATCGGGAGATGAAGGTCGGATACGGTTACGGACCGGGAAATTTTGCCGACATCGCTGCGGAGCGGAATCTCAATCTGACCGCTGAGCAAACGGCAAAGATCGATGCCCTGCGCGCAGTTCACCTGAAGGATATCGAGCCTCTGCAGGACCGGATGCTTAACAAAAGCAGGGAACTCAGGAGCATGTGGCTGGCCAGAACGCCGGACAGAGTAAAGATCGACGTCCTGCAAAAGGAGGCTCAGGCGCTGCGCGATGAGTTGGAGGAGAAGCTTGCGAATTACCGTCAGGAAGTGCTGCAGATTTTGACGCCCGAGCAGCAGGCCAGGATTCAGGCTTCCGTTACGGGGCGGTGGATGGAGCACAGGGGCGGCGGTGGCGGTATGGCAGGCGGCCGCGGTTACGGGTGGGGGATGCGGTAACCAAACCTGGGAGGCGATTGCCACGCCCGTGACGCTGATGAGCGGCGATCTCGGCGGCGTGGTGCGGGCCATAAATCTTTCCCGCCGGACGCTCGCGACGATCAAGCAGAATCTCTTCTGGGCGTTTTTCTACAATGTGTTGTTGATTCCCGCCGCGGCCGCGGGATTTCTGAACCCGATGGTTGCAGCCGGGGCGATGGCATTCAGCAGTGTGTTCGTGGTCAGCAACAGTCTGCGGCTCCGCCGCGCCAGAGTGTGATACCGGAGACGGGTCAGATGTGACAATGGCATTCTGTCCGCGGGGAAACTGTGATTTTTGGAAGTTGCCGACGAGGAGAAACGGAACATGATGGCTTGCAGTTGTTCCGTTTCTCCCCGATTTTACCGTAAGGATGTTTTATTTCTTTTCTTTTCCCAGTTCGTTCAGCCGTTCTTCCAGATAATCCAGTCTTGCCTTCATCCCGGCAATATCGTTTACCTGACCAACCACCGGCCGCATATTGGTGTAATGCTCCTCTTCGACCGGGGTGTCGGGACGCGCTCCGTAAACGATCCAGCTATCCTCATAGATGCGGAAGTTCTTGTAGCCGAGTCTTTCAAGGGCGTAATATGAGTAGGCCGTCCGGCATCCCCGGTGGCAGTAGATGATGACCTGGTTGTTTTTGGGAACGTTCTTGTAAACTTTCTGGAGCTCCTCGATCGGAAGCATCTTGCCTGTATCCTTGTCTAGGTTAAGTTCGTACCCGATATGGATTGCCCCGGGGATGCGACCCCCCCTGAGAGTGGTGTTTTCGATGCCTTCGTATTCCTTCTGGGATCGGTTGTCTATTATAGTGACGTTGGCGGGTTTTTTCTTTGCGATCGCGATCATCTCCTTAGTTGAAACGTAGAATTTCGGATTGGCGATCTTTGCCTTGAAAATGGCGGGAACGGGCTTTACGGCCTCGGTCTGAACCGGTTTGCCTTCCTTCACCCATGCCTCATAGCCGCCATCAAGGTAGTAGAATTCCTTCACTCCCAGGTAGATCGGGAGCTGCTCGAGGGCAACGTGATAGTCGCCTTTTTTCCCGTAGATGATAAGCCCCTTGTTGTTGTCCATGCCGATCTGGCCCAAAAGCTTCTCTGCGTTTTTGACGGAAACGATCCGGCCATCTACCGGGTTCTTCAGAACCGTGACGATCGGCTTTCCATACGTTACGGCGCCGGGAATGTGCCCATTGCCATACTCCGCGCCACTCCTGCCGTCGATGATGACCCAGTCTGCGTTGCCAACTTTGTCAGCCGCGAATTCAACGTCACAGACGTGTCCCACGGTCTTCCCCGCTGCCAACACCACGGAGCCGTAAAGAATTATTACTACGGACAAAACCAGCGCGATACCTTTCTTCCTCATGACATCCTCCTT is from Syntrophales bacterium and encodes:
- a CDS encoding Spy/CpxP family protein refolding chaperone translates to AQAMKKAKFSIPKLMMIVAVIALTTLLALSAMAHREMKVGYGYGPGNFADIAAERNLNLTAEQTAKIDALRAVHLKDIEPLQDRMLNKSRELRSMWLARTPDRVKIDVLQKEAQALRDELEEKLANYRQEVLQILTPEQQARIQASVTGRWMEHRGGGGGMAGGRGYGWGMR
- a CDS encoding rhodanese-like domain-containing protein — encoded protein: MRKKGIALVLSVVIILYGSVVLAAGKTVGHVCDVEFAADKVGNADWVIIDGRSGAEYGNGHIPGAVTYGKPIVTVLKNPVDGRIVSVKNAEKLLGQIGMDNNKGLIIYGKKGDYHVALEQLPIYLGVKEFYYLDGGYEAWVKEGKPVQTEAVKPVPAIFKAKIANPKFYVSTKEMIAIAKKKPANVTIIDNRSQKEYEGIENTTLRGGRIPGAIHIGYELNLDKDTGKMLPIEELQKVYKNVPKNNQVIIYCHRGCRTAYSYYALERLGYKNFRIYEDSWIVYGARPDTPVEEEHYTNMRPVVGQVNDIAGMKARLDYLEERLNELGKEKK